In Rattus norvegicus strain BN/NHsdMcwi chromosome 1, GRCr8, whole genome shotgun sequence, a genomic segment contains:
- the LOC134484916 gene encoding cilia- and flagella-associated protein 251-like, translating to MVESPKSRSGRMRTKRKMEKEEEEEEEEEKEEKKKEKRRRRKKKKKKKKKKKKKKKKKKKKKKKKKKKKRKKKKKQEEEEEEEEEAEEEEEEEEEEEEEEEEEEEEEEEEEEEEGEGEGEGEGEGEGEGEGEGEGEGEGEGEGEGEGEGEGEGEGEGEGEGEGEGELTPPTMK from the coding sequence ATGGTGGAAAGTCCAAAGTCAAGAAGTGGGAGGatgaggacaaagagaaagatggagaaggaagaggaggaggaagaggaggaggagaaggaggagaagaagaaggagaagaggaggagaaggaagaagaagaagaagaagaagaagaagaagaagaagaagaagaagaagaagaagaagaagaagaagaagaagaagaagaagaagaggaagaagaagaagaagcaggaggaggaggaggaagaggaagaggaggcagaggaagaggaggaggaggaggaagaagaagaagaagaagaagaagaagaagaagaagaagaagaagaagaagaagaagaagaaggagaaggagaaggagaaggagaaggagaaggagaaggagaaggagaaggagaaggagaaggagaaggagaaggagaaggagaaggagaaggagaaggagaaggagaaggagaaggagaaggagaaggagaaggagaaggagaaggagaaggagagcttACTCCACCTACAATGAAGTAG